The following is a genomic window from Niveispirillum cyanobacteriorum.
ACCCATGCTGAACCCCGTCCGCCATATTCTTGTCGGGCGTCGTCAGGGTATGTCCGCCCTGCGCGCCATGCATTGCGGTGCAGTAGAACAGGGGCCGCCGGGGGCGTCAATCATCAGAAACGGGGCAAATCCGGGAAAGGCAATTGCCCACCCTCCACCCGCATCCAGCCATGATCGGCGCAGCGATGCAGGGTGGGGAACAGCTTGCCGGGGTTCATCAGACCGTTGGGATCAAACGCGCATTTCAGGCGCGTCTGCTGTTCCAGGTCGTCCTCACTGAACTGATCCGGCATCAGGTCGCGTTTCTCAATCCCCACCCCATGTTCGCCGGTCAGCACCCCGCCCACCGCCACGCACAGGCGCAGGATGGCGGCCCCGAACGCCTCCACCTTCTCCAGCTCCCACGGCTTGTTGGCATCGAACAGGATCAGGGGGTGCAGATTGCCGTCGCCGGCATGGAAGACATTGGCGACGCGCAGGCCGAATTCCCCCTCCATCTCCGCCATGCGGGCCAGGACCTGGGGCAGTGCCTTGCGCGGGATGGTGCCATCCATGCACATGTAATCGGGGCTGATCCGGCCTACAGCGGGAAAAGCGGCCTTGCGCCCGGCCCAGAAGGCCAGCCGCTCCGATTCGCTGTTGGAAATCCGTGGCGGGCGGCCCCGGTGCGCGGTCGTAATCTCCGCGACCTGCGTGATCAGGGCATCCACCTCCGCCGCCGGCCCGTCCAGCTCCACGATCAGCAGCGCCTCTACATCGCGGGGATATCCGGCCTTCACGAAATCTTCCGCCGCATGGATGGCAGGGCGGTCCATCATCTCCATGCCGGCCGGGATGACACCGCCTGCGATAATGGCAGCCACGGCGTCGCCGGCATCCACCGTCCGGTCAAACCCAACCAGCAGGGCACGGGCTACCGCCGGCTTGGGCAGGATGCGCACCGTCACTTCCGTGACAACACCCAACAGCCCTTCTGACCCGGTAATGATACCCAGAAGGTCGTAATGCCCCGAATCGAGATGCTTACCGCCCAGGCGCAGCACCTCGCCTTCCATAGTGACGAATTCGACGCCCAGCAGGTTGTTGGCGGTCACCCCATATTTAAGGCAATGCACGCCCCCGGAATTTTCCGCGACATTGCCGCCGATGGAACAGGCGATCTGCGATGACGGGTCGGGTGCGTAATAAAAGCCACGTTCGCCCACCGCCTGACTGATGGCCAGATTGGTCACACCCGGCTGCACCACGACGGCGCGGTTGTCGTAATCGATCTCCAGAATGCGCGACAGTTTCGTCAGAACCAGCAGCACCCCGTCGGCCAGCGGCAGCGCCCCGCCAGAAAGGCCGGTGCCCGCCCCGCGCGGCACCACCTTCACCCCCATCGCGTGACAGATGCGCAGCACAGCTGCCACCTCCGCCGTGTTGCGCGGCAGGACAACCAGCATCGGCATCTGGCGATAGGCGGTCAGCGCGTCGGTGTCATAGGCACGCAGCGACGCCTCATCCGCGATCACGCCGCCGGGCACGGCCTCACGAAGCCGGCGCAGCAGTTCGGTGCTCCTTGAGAGGGCGATGGGTTCGGGGGCGGGCATCACGAGCATGGCGGGCCTTCAAAGGCTGGACCACGGCCAGGATGGCTCAAACGTCAGCGCAACGGCAAGGCTATGCAGGTCAGTTGGTCAGTCCGGCATGCTTGGCCAGACTGATCATCTGACCCCAACCAGGACCGGCCCAAATGGAATGCATCATTCGGTGCCGGTTGTTCGGTATCATCCGTCCACCTTCTGCGTCTGACGTGATGGACAGCACGCAACCGGGATAGCCGTTGGCGTTGGAACCAAAGGAAAAGCTGACTTCAATGACTTCCCGCCCCTCCGCGTTCCTGCTGGGCTTCTCCTGCATGCCCAGAAAAGGCATGGCCGACACGCGACCAGCGCAATCCCCCGTCTCCCGTAGCAGCAGGGGCGTCTCGCCCGAATCCATCAGGGTCCATTCACGGCTGTTGTTGTGGCTGACCACAGCGGTTACGTGTTCCGTCTGGGTCACGCACCATTGGTTCGTCCCGAGATAGCAGGTGATCATTGGCGATGTCGCCCGGCTGTCGGGAGCAGCCATACACAACAATGGCAGCAGCAGGCCCAGTTTTGCTGCCGATGTCGATATTCGTTTCATGATGCCCACCGGGGATTGTTCACCGAACTGGAAGGTGGAGCACCGATGTGGCATTCCCAAGGCGGGGTCGGGGAGATGCGAAACCCCCAAACGCGAAAACCGCGCCGAAAGGCGCGGTTCCTGCCCGCCGGGACTTTTACATCCCGGCGCAAACCAAATCAGCGTGACCTCAGCCTTGACGGGCCTTGAAACGCGGGTTCAGCTTGTTGATGACGTAGACACGACCCTTGCGGCGGATGACGCGGCAAGCCTTGTGGCGGGTCTTCATCGACTTCAGCGAATTCACGATCTTCATGATAAGCACTCTGGCGCTGGAGGCGTTCTTTGCGAGGCGCGGAACATAGTCGCGGGTTGCCGCCCTGTCAACCGGACAGGCGCATTACCCGATGCAACCCCCTCCCGCGCTGCAAAAACCGGGCTTTTCGGCCCCGTCAGGTCAGTTCGGCGGGTTTCAGGGCATAGAATCGATAGTAACGCAGCCCCGACGACAGGGCCGCCACACGCCGGGCCCACATCTCCACCTCCTCCACCACCGCCAGCTTGGTGTCGTGATCCATGCTGACTGTCTCCAGATGCTTCACCAGTTCCTGGATGGCCGTCAGAATCAGGGCACGGTGCGTGTCGGTATTATCCTCAGTGATGCGGATATCGAGGTTCCGCTGAGCCAGGGCACCCGCATATTGCTCCACGGTCCAAGGGGCGGGCTCCACCGGCTCCGCATGGATCCAGCCGTCAAAATCCCGGCCCCGTGCGTGGCCGGGATCAATCACATAATCCGTGAACAGCAACTGCCCCCTGGGTTTCAGGACGGCCTCGATACTGTCGATCAGCTTGTCCTTGTTGCGGATCATGTAAAAGGTCTCTTTAGAGAAAATAGCGTCGACCCGCTTGGTCCAGACGAAATTCTCCAAATCCGTAGACATGACCGGCGATTGCCGGGCCAGGCCCGATTTCTGGGACCGGAACATCCCGGCCTCGGCCAGAACGGGATTGCCTTCCAGGCCGGTGACCCAGGTGCCGTACTGCTTGGCCATAGCGCGCGTGGCACCGCCCAGACCAGCGCCGATATCCAGCACACTCATGGCCGGGTTAAGGCCCAGCGGCTTCACGATGGTCGGAATGAACTCATCCCCACCGGGGGAGGAAAAGCCGGGACCCCAGATTTTCTCCACCACCTCGATACGGGTGGCGGTCCACAGCGGCTTGCCCTTGCGGTTCATATGCTTGCCGTCGCCGGCCTGCAGGGCCCCAGAACCCGCCGCGGCAGCCGCAGCTTCCTCGGCCGCCTCGCGGCGGCGGCGCTGGACGTCATGGCCTTCCCACCACGCCAGGAATCGATCCTTCAGCGTGGGGGCGACCGTTTCGTCTTCGGTGCTGCGGGTAGCGGCCATGCGTCCGTTACGGTGCCTTGCCTGTTGCGACACAAGGGAGATTACCTCTTATGCGTTTCAGGGGAAACAGTCTTGGCGAGGGCTGTTGCACGGATTGTGCAAGCCGAAACAGGCAGCTCTAATAGCCCGCCAACAGAAGAACGGGCACTAGCCCTGGTATTTCCCGTGCCAGACATGGAAAAAGCAGCCCGGATTGCGCACCAAATGCCACTTTCCGGCCATGCGGTCCTTGCGTGGGCGGGCCGCCAGCCCTGCTATCATTCGGTAACAATCGACGGCTTTGATAGTGCATCCGGTCAATATCCAGTGTAGGGTCATGGTGGGATGGCTGCTGGACCGGCCCACGCGGATGTACTTTCCGCGCGGCGCTGAACCGTGTACTGTCCTTGCAGCCGGTTTCCCGGTGAAGTTCCCTACACTATGACAGTCGAGTTCGAGACCACATGTACGAGCGCCGTTCTCCGCAGAGCCCGCAGATCACCCGCCGGAGCGTCACCGCCACGGTCAAATGGTATAACCCCACGAAGGGCTTCGGCTTCGTGACCCTGTCCGATGGGTCGCCCGATGCCTTCCTGCATGCCTCGGTCGTCCAGGCCGTTGGTCATGACGCCCTGGCCGATGGCACGACCATCGTCTGCGATCTGTCGCAGGGTCAGAAGGGTCCGCAGGTCGCTTCGATCCACAGCGTCGATACGTCGACGGCTCAGCCGGCCCGTCGTGGTCCGGGTGGTCCGGGTGGCGGCGACCGCTTTGGTGGCGGCGGTGATCGCTTTGGCGGCGGCGACCGCTTCGGCGGCGACCGTTACGGCGACAGCCCGCGCCCGCCGCGCGTTGCCCGCAGCTTCGACAACGGCCCGTCGGAAACGATCGAGGGCGTGGTGAAGTTCTTCAGCGCCGACAAGGGCTTTGGTTTCGTGACGCCGGACGGCGGTGGGAAGGACGTGTTCGTCCACATCACCGCTCTGGAGCGTTCGGGCGTCCGTTCGCTGACCCCGGAACAGCGCGTGCGTCTGCAGACCAGCATGGGCCAGAAGGGCCCGCAGGCCAACCGCGTCGAGATCCTCTGATCTCTGATCCGCGTTTGACCTGACGCTCTTGCGTCACGTGGTTGAAGGTTTGGCAGCGCTGCCCAGCGGGGCGGCGCTGCCGGCCTTTTTTCCGTTTCAGTGCTTTCCCGTTAATTCGTTTTCTGCTTACGGCTCGAACTCGAAGTACGCTTGAAGGACTATGGTGGGGCTGTTTACGGTTTGCCGGAAACAGCTGCGGCGGCGACCACGCCGTGCCGCGTGGGCAGCGTTATCCCGAACTGGGGATGCAACAGCAGCGCCTGAGGACAATAAATTGGGCGGGCCCTTTGCGGCCCGCTTCCGATTCTGGGGTCGATGGCGCTTGGCCTCCCCTTGGGCGGCGATGGCCGCCATAGCAGCGGTCAAAAATTCCCGTTCCCGGTTTAAGCCCTTGCCATCGCCTATTCCACCGGGTGACCATGTGAAAAACTGGCCCCGGACAGGCACATGCGATCCAGACATCTCCCGCTGTTCACCCGCCGTTTGGTTACGGGTCTGCTGACCCTGTGCCTGACGGCCCCCGTCGCCCTGGCACAACAGGCACCGGAGCCGGCCTCCGCCGCCAAGGTCAAGGAACTGGTCACCGCAAAGCGCCACATGGTGGTGGCTGCCAATCCGCTGGCGGTGCAGGCGGGACTGGAGATTTTGCGGCAGGGCGGTACTGCGGTGGATGCGGCGGTGGCTGTACAGGCCGTGCTGGGTCTGTCGGAGCCGCAATCATCAGGCATGGCGGGCGGTGCCTTCATGCTGCTGGCGGAACCGGGCGGCAAGCTGACGACCTATGATGGCCGGGAGGTGGCGGGCGCCGCCGTCACGCCCACTCTTTTCATCGGGGCCGATGGCAAGCCCATGCCATTCCTGGACACCCTGCCCCAGGGCCGCGCCGTGGGCGTGCCGGGCGTCGTCGCCATGCTGGCGCAGGCCCATGCCGCCCACGGCAAGCTGCCCTGGAACAACCTGTTCAAGCCCGCCATCGATCTGGCCGATGCCGGCGTGCCCGCCTGGCCCCGCATGGTCGGCGTGCTGACCGAATGGCAACGCATGCTGGGCAAGGCGCCGGACCTGCAGCGCGTCTATTACCGTGAGGGCGGGCGTCCGCCGGCCCTGGGTGAACGCATCCCCATGCCGGAGCAGGCGTTGAGCCTGCGCCTGTTGGCGGCGGCGGGACCCGACGCTTTCTATCGCGGTCCCATCGCCAAAGCCATTGTCAGCCGCCTGCAACAGGCAGCCGGCGACAGCGGCACGCCCGTCCTGACCCTGGAGGACATGGCCAATTACAAGGCGGTGGAGCGGGACGGCATCTGCATGCCCTACCGCGTCTGGAAGGTCTGCGGCATGGCCCCGCCATCGGCGGGTGGCGTTGCGATTCTGCAGATACTGGGCATGCTGTCGCACTATGATCTGCGCGCCATGGGCAAGGATGATCCCAAGGCTTGGCACCTGCTGATGGAGGCCAGCCGCCGCGCCCATGCCGACCGGGAGGCGCATGTGGGCGACCCGGACAAGGTACCGGTTCCCACCCGTGGCCTGATTGATGCTGGTTATATCGGCAGCCGCGCCGCCGGGATCGACCCCGCCCGCGCCGCCACAGGCCCCGTACCGCCTGGCGAGCCACCCTTCCGCACCGGCGCACTGTTCCCCGCCGCCGATGGGCCGGACATCCCCTCCACTACGCATTTCTCCATCATCGATGGTGAGGGGCGGATGGTGTCGATGACCAGTTCGGTGGAGTTCGCCTTCGGTTCCGGCCTGATCGCCGGTGGCTTCGTGCTGAACAACCAGATGACGGATTTCACCTTCGTCCCCACCAAGGACGGGAAGCCCGTCGCCAATGCACCGGGGCCGGGCAAGCGCCCGCGTTCCTCCATGGCGCCGACGGTGGTGTTTGATCAGAAGGGCAATCCCGTGCTGGCCGTCGGCTCCCCCGGCGGCACTGCCATCATCGGCTATGTGGCCGAAGCGCTGGTGGCCATGCTGGATTGGGACCTGGACCCACAGGCCGCGGTAAACCTGCCCATCCTGCTGAACCGCAATGGCGCCACGCAGATCGAATCGGCACCCGCCGCCGACAACCTGGCCAGCGCACTGACGGCCATGGGCCATCAGGTGAAGCGTGAGAACGTCAACAGCGGCATCCACATCATCCGCGTCACCCCAGCTGGCATTCAGGGCGGCGCCGACCCCCGCCGCGACGGCATCGCGGCGGGGGACTGACCCTATTAAGCAGCAATAATGGTCTTCACGAAACGATCAACCTCGGTGTTCAGCACCACTGACTGACGGGTCACGTCGGACGCCGTGCCATGCACGGTGGCAGCGGCACCACCGGTATTTGCCGCCGCCTGACTGACCCCCTGCACCGCATCGCAGACGGCCTGAGTGCCGTTGGCGACATCCTGAACGGTGCGAGCAATTTCATTGGTGCTGGCCTGCTGCTCCTCAATGGCGGCGGCCAGCGCTGTGGTGATCTCCCCAATCTTGTCGATGGTGTTGGCGATGCGGGCAATGGCGGTCACGGCAGCCGCAGTCTCCCGCTGGATACTCGACACCTGCGAGGTGATATCCTCCGTCGCCTTGCCCGTCTGCATGGCCAAGGCCTTCACCTCCGACGCCACCACAGCAAAGCCCTTACCGGCCTCCCCTGCCCGCGCCGCCTCAATGGTGGCGTTCAGCGCCAGGAGGTTGGTCTGCGCCGCGATACCCTGGATCAGCCCGACAACTTCAGAAATACGGCCAGCGGCACCTTGCAGGCCATCCATGGTGCGGCTGGTCTCACCCGCATCCTCAACGGCAGCACGGGCGACATTATTCGCCTCCACCACCTGACGCGCGATTTCCGCGATGGAGGCATTGATCTCCTCCGTTGCGGCAGCAACGCTCTGCACGCCAGCAGCACTTTCGTCCGACGCGCTGGCCACTTCGGCGGCCTGGGTCGCTGCGGCCTTGGCGGCACCGGTCAGACCCTCGGCGCTATCGCGCATATCCTGGGCCGACCGGGCCAGCGCCGTTGAAACCTCGCCCAGCTTGGAGGCGAAATCATTGGTCAGCTTCTCCAGCCGGCGCTGACGCTCCTCCTTGGCGGCCTGTTCGGCCTTCTGGGCTGCTTCCAGGCGCTTGGCTTCGGCCAGACCGCGCTTGAACACATCCAGCGCATCGGCGATCTGCCCGATCTCATCCTCGCGACCGGTTTCAGGCACCTGGGCAGACAGATCGCCATTGGCCATCTGACGCACGGTCCCCGTCACGGAAACCAGCGGACCTGTGACCTGACGCGACACCAGCCACATCGCAAAGGCGACGGACCCAAGGATGCCGATAGCTGCGATGGTCAGCATGGTCATCCGTTCGCGGTCGGCGAAACTGTCCAACTCACCGATGACGGTCTTGACGCGGGAAACCTGCTGTTCCGACAGCGCCACCATGGACTTGTTGAAGGCCTGACGGTTGGCGCGGTTGGCGTCATTGTCGCCATAGGTGCGGGCTGATGCCGCGCCTTCCGTCTGTCCCAGACGAATCAACTCGCGGCGGAAGGTCACGAATTCACGGCCCTTGGCAACCGCCTCATCCATGGCGGCCTTCTGGGCACCCTGGGCCAGCGCCTGATACTCGCCCAGACGCTTGTCCAGCAGATCCAAGCTGGCCGTCATCGGCTTGGCGAACTTCTCAACCTCGGCAGCGTCGCGGGCCATGTAGATGCCGCGGCTATCCATCACAATCGCGTTGATCAGGCCATTGATCTGTTCGGACAGGACGGCACGCTGGGTGTCGCGGCCCATCCGCTCCACCTCACCCTGATAGACCGACATGGCGGACAAACCCATCACGGCCATGATGATCGCCACCAACGCCAGCATGCCCATGGCGAGGTTGACCTTCATCCCGATGCGCAGGTCGCGGAGCTGTTTCATTCATTCCTCCCCTACCGTCTGAACGGCGCCGGGCCGTTTCACCCGGAACAAAAATCATAGGGTCGGAATAATGGCCTGGAGCTGTGCGAATTTAACGGGTCCAAATGGTTAGGTACTGCTAAAGTCGCGGGCATCCACTCAGCAATAAAGGTTAGGTTGCCCTGCTCTTGCGAATGAACCGCAAGAACATCGGGACACGACCGGCATCTAGTGCCTTTTTCTCATATCGTGTCTGGGGCCAGTCTTCGGGGCGGATACGCCAGTCTTCGGCAGTCCTGGCCGTCCATTCAAAATCCGGATAGCGCCACGTATGTTCCAGCATCCAGCGCTGCAACTGCGGATCATCCGACGCGATACGCAGCTCTGCCCCATCCTTGAGCACGCGGGCCAGACGCGGCAGATTGACCGGCCCGATGAACCGGCGAAACGCATGGCGCGCCTTGGGCCAGGGGTCGGGGAACAGCACAAAGGCACGGCCCACCGACGCGTCAGGCAGCGCGTCCAGGATGGGACGCGCATCGTCGGGAACGACGCGGATATTAGTCTGGCCGGCCTCCGCCACATGCTTCAGCAGGGACGAGACGCCATTGATGAAAGGCTCACAGCCGATGAAGCCGATATCGGGATTGCGTTCCGACTGCCAGGCCAGGTGCTCTCCCCCACCGAAGCCAACCTCGAACCACAGGTCGCGTTTGGGCGTGTCGAACAGGCTGGCAGGGTCCAGACGGTCCCCCTCCGCCGGCACCGTCAGCTTCATCTTCGGCAGCAGCGTCTCCATCACCTCCAACCGCTGCTTGCGCAGGGGACGGCCCAGACGGCGGCCATAGAGAACCTTGCGGTGGGGGATGCTGTCCTCGGACATGATGCGACTCGGATCGTTCAAGCAGATGGGCGGAATAGCAAACGGCCCGCCGGGTAGGCGGGCCGCTGGCAATATGGTGCCGGGCGGACACAAGCCGCCCGAAAGGATCAGGCGCCAAACGCCGACTTCAGATCGGCAACCAGATCAGTCTTCTCCCAGCTGAAGCCGCCATCGGCATCCGGCTCGCGACCGAAATGGCCATAGGCCGCCGTGCGGGCATAGATGGGACGGTTGAGCTTCAGATGCTCACGGATGCCACGCGGGGACAGGTTCATCAGCTGGCGCAGCACGTCGGACAGCTTGTCCTCATCCACATGACCGGTGCCGGCCGTGTCGATATAGACCGACAGCGGGTGTGAAACACCGATGGCGTAGCTGAGCTGGATGGTGCACTTGTCAGCCAGACCGGCAGCAACAACGTTCTTGGCCAGATAGCGTGCAGCGTAGGCGGCGGAACGGTCAACCTTGGTCGGGTCCTTGCCGGAGAAGGCGCCGCCGCCATGCGGTGCGGCCCCGCCATAGGTGTCCACGATGATCTTGCGACCAGTCAAACCGGCGTCACCGTCGGGACCGCCAATCACAAACCGCCCCGTCGGGTTCACATAGAACGCTTCTTCCGGGCACATCCAGCCTTCGGGCAGAATATCGAGGACATGCTTGCGGGCTGTCTCGCGGATTTCTTCCTGGCTCACCGTCTCGGAATGCTGCGTGGACAGAACCACGGAGGTGGCACCCACCGGCTTGCCATCGCGGTACTGGAGCGAGAACTGGCTCTTGGCATCAGGGCCCAGCCAAGGGGTCTCACCCGAGTGACGCACTTGGGCCAGATTCTTCAGCAGTTGATGGCTGTAATAGATCGGTGCCGGCATCAGGGCAGGCGTCTCGGTGCAGGCGTAACCGAACATGATGCCCTGGTCGCCCGCACCCTCGTCCTTATTGCCGGCGGCATCAACGCCGACGGCGATGTCGGCGGACTGTGCGTGCAGATGCACGGCAACCTCGGCTGTGGCCCAATGGAAGCCCTTCTGCTCATAGCCGATGTCGCGGACAGCCTCGCGGGCCACTTCCTCGACCTTCTTCAGCAGGCTGCCGGGGCCACGCACTTCACCCGCGATCACGATACGGTTAGTCGTGGCAAGCGTCTCGCACGCCACGCGAGCGACGGGGTCTTCCGCCAAGTAGAGATCGACGACAGCGTCGGAGATACGGTCACAGACCTTGTCCGGATGACCTTCGGACACGGATTCGGACGTAAAGACGTAGTTCGACTTGGCCACTTGGGTCGCCTCAGCTGATCTGTTTCCGGGCATAAAAAAAACACGCCGCCCCAGAGCAAATGGGGCCGCGTGTTTGTCGCAATCTTTTAGAGAAGGGTCAAGGGTGCAGGCGAAGGTCTAACCGAACAGTACGCCACCCCTTGCATCCGATCAGCCGGCGTCGGCAGGTCCGGCGACGGCCTTCGTCAACTCGAAGATGCGCTTGCGCACGGCCGGATCGGTAATCCGGTAATAGGCGCGCACAAGTTCCAGCGTCTCACGCTTGGCCATCGGATCGGGTTCGCCCGCCTCAGGCATCGGCGTCGGGGCCGGATTGGGCGAGCCATCGGGATGCGGCATGTCGTCAAAGAAGAACGACACTGGCACATCCAGAACGCGACTGAGATCGAACAGGCGGGAAGCGCCGATGCGGTTGGCACCACGCTCATATTTCTGGACCTGCTGGAACGTCAGGCCAATGGCCTCACCCAGCTTTTCCTGGCTCATGCCCAGCAGGGTACGACGCAGACGCACACGCGTGCCGACATGGACATCAATGGGATTCGGCTTGCCGAGCTTGGGTCGACCGCCACCACGACGGCCACGGGTTTCAGTTTGCATGCGGACAACCTCCAGAATGGCGTTATCTCGATCCTGCGACATACGTTTGCATGTCGTCAAGCGATTAACCTCTATTCTTTGGTATGCTGCACATCCATATCTGTATCCAGCAGGACATATGCACGCATCGTCCCAAAACTCACTGTGAAGCTAGCATCAGGCCGTTATCTGACGGCGCGCCTTCACGACGATGGCCAGTAACAGACCCAGCCAGATCAGGGCGGGGACTAGATCGCCAAAGTCTGCATACAATGGCACGAAAACGGCGCGCTGAGGTAGTGAAATATCCAGATTTCCGCTATCGCCGAGCGGTACGCTGCCCCTGACCCGCCCGTATGCATCGATAACACCCGAGATGCCGGTGTTGGCGGCGCGTACCAGGGGCACACCTTCTTCCACCGCCCGCACGATAGTAATGGCAAAATGCTGGTGGGGTCCTGCGGTCTGTCCATACCAAGCATCATTGGTCACGTTGAGAAGCCAATGTGGACGCTCACCACCCCGTGGCATGACGGCACCGGGAAAGATCACCTCATAACAGATCAGGGGGCTGGCCGCGGGCGCACCAGGCAGTGTGAGAGATTGCGGACCGGGACCCGCAGAGAAATCGGCCCCCGCCGCCACGGCCTTCATGCCCTTGGGCAGCAGGGCACGCAGCGGCAAATATTCGCCAAACGGCACCAAGTGAAACTTGTCGAAACTGGCTGCAACATGTCCACCCTGGGTCAGGGCGAAAAGGCTGTTGAAATACACATAATTGCCGGCAGCATCAGTGGCCAGCCGGTTACCGCCGGTAATTAAAGCACCACCCGGCGGTGCTATCTGTGTCAAAAGCCGGGTCAGCGGCTGCTGATCGGCATTTGAACTGTCAGAAGACAGGAAATAGGGCACCGCCGTTTCCGGCCAGATGACATGGGTGATGCGGTCCCATCCCTCCGCACCGGACATGGAAATCAGGTGGCGCAGATTGTTGATCTTCGCCTCTTCCTTCCATTTCAGTTCCTGCGGAATATTGGGCTGCACCACACGCAGCATGACGCCCGGCACATCGCCCAGCCCCTGCCCCGCCATCCGCCAGCCACCCCAGCCGGCCACCAGGGCCAGAACAGCCACACCGGCCAGGGCCGGTCGCCAGGAAGGCCTTGGCCCCGCCAACGTCGCTGGCAGTGACGCTACCAGGACCGTCAGCAGCGACAGGCCATAGATGCCGGCCACAGACGCAAACTGAAGCACCGGCAGGATCGGCACCCAGCCATAACCCAGAAGGTTCCAGGGGAAGCCCGTGAAAAGATGCCCGCGCGCATATTCTACGGCAACCCAGGCCAGCGCCAGGGCCACTGCTTCCGCCCACCCCGTCAGGCCGAACCGCCGGCGGGCCCAGCCAAAGGCGGCGGTGCCGGCACCCAGGAACAGGCCGAGCAGCGCCGGCAGCCCCAACAGGGCAAAGGGCAGCATGAACCAGAAGCGACCGATATCGGTGAACAGCGCCGCACTGATCCAGTACAGGCCCGGTACGTGATGGCCAACGCCAAAGGCAAAGCCGATGGCAAAGTCAGTCCGGCCCCGATCCGATCCGCGCAACAGCCAGATCAGTAGCGGAAAGGCCAGCCACAGCAGGGGCAGGATATGGGCCGGCGGCAGCGCCAAGGTCGCCACTGCACCGGCCAGCGCGGACAACCCCAACCGCCGCCACCCCCGCAAATCGGTGACCCGACAGGCCAGTATGGCGAGACGGGGCGAAACGGCTGGTTGGGTCATAAGACTATCCGGAGAGGGGGTGGAGACGCGCAAACCTGCGGATCAGGGCAGGCGTCACCCAACCGCCCGCTGGGGCTCGTCCGCATCATCGTCCTTGTTCGTGACGAGATTGTGGACGCGCAGCATCTTAATGCGGCGCGGATCGGCATCCAGAATTTCGAAAGCCAGCCCGCCCGGATGCTTCAGCACCTCACCGGGCGAAGGCACGCGACCAGCCATGGCAAAGACCAACCCGCCCAGCGTGTCGACATCCTCCAACTCATCCGCGTCGAAATAGCGACCCAGCTGCGCCTCGAACTCTTCCACCGGGATACGGGCATCGACATCGACGGTACCGTCGGCGCGCGGGGTCAGCGCGCTTTCCTCGGCATCATCATGCTCGTCCTCAATCTCGCCCACGATCTCTTCCACCAGATCTTCGATGGAAACCAGACCGTCGATGCCGCCAAATTCATCGACCACCAGCGCCAGATGCTGGCGCTTCTGCCGCATCTTCAGCAGCAGGTCGAGAACGGGCATGGAGGGGGCGACGATCATCACCTCACGGGTGATGGCCTGCATGTCAAAGTTGCGGGCACCGGCCACACAGGCCAGCACGTCCTTGATATGGACCATGCCAACCACGTCATCCAGCTCTTCCCGGTACACGGGC
Proteins encoded in this region:
- a CDS encoding hemolysin family protein; the encoded protein is MADLSDSRSPREDGAEENGTLAQHLRGWLRSILGVRGGDTLRDTIEELIEETGPKEPSMAEGERALLANILKLRHRTVADAMVPRADIVGVPMDITLPDLIKRFSEEAHSRMPVYREELDDVVGMVHIKDVLACVAGARNFDMQAITREVMIVAPSMPVLDLLLKMRQKRQHLALVVDEFGGIDGLVSIEDLVEEIVGEIEDEHDDAEESALTPRADGTVDVDARIPVEEFEAQLGRYFDADELEDVDTLGGLVFAMAGRVPSPGEVLKHPGGLAFEILDADPRRIKMLRVHNLVTNKDDDADEPQRAVG